A stretch of the Solanum dulcamara chromosome 6, daSolDulc1.2, whole genome shotgun sequence genome encodes the following:
- the LOC129891929 gene encoding lysM domain receptor-like kinase 3 has translation MFESRPRSVLSFGVFLILVYLSSVPLPVKSQCNKGCDLALASFYVWRGLDLTLVSQMFSTSIPEIISYNSRDNIPNQDNVIAGTRINVPFRCDCLNDGEVLGHAFPYKVKSGDTYDLVARNYSDLTNAEWMMKFNSYPENNIPDNVNLSVVVNCSCGNSDISKDFGLFVTYPVRAEDNLTSVASAANVSEDIIRSYNPEAESILDIGEGIIYIPGRDKNGNFLPLPTSTGLSGGAKAGISIGAIGVVLLLAGLVYVGCYRNKAQKVSLLASEDHLRQFGHGPEGSTTVKAADSSRLDDGNSPGLSGITVDKSVEFTYEELATATNDFSIANKIGQGGFGAVYYAELRGEKAAIKKMDMEATREFLAELKVLTNVHHLNLVRLIGYCVEGSLFLVYEYVENGHIGQHLRGTGRDPLPWSKRVQIALDSARGLEYIHEHTVPVYIHRDIKTANILIDKNYHAKVADFGLTKLTEVGSSSLQTRLVGTFGYMPPEYAQYGDVSPKVDVYAFGVVLYELISAKEAIVKPNGSVTESKGLVALFEEVLNQPDPDEDLRKLVDPRFGDDYPLDSVRKMAQLAKACTHENPLIRPSMRSIVVALMTLSSSTDDWDVGSFYGNQGMINLMSGR, from the exons ATGTTTGAATCCAGGCCAAGAAGTGTTTTAAGTTTTGGGGTTTTCCTTATACTAGTTTACTTATCCTCTGTTCCATTACCAGTGAAGTCCCAATGCAACAAAGGTTGCGATTTAGCTTTAGCTTCTTTCTATGTTTGGCGAGGTTTAGATCTCACTTTAGTCTCACAGATGTTCTCCACCAGTATACCAGAAATTATTTCTTACAACAGCAGGGACAACATCCCTAATCAAGATAATGTCATAGCCGGGACAAGAATTAACGTACCTTTCCGTTGTGATTGTTTGAACGACGGGGAGGTATTGGGCCATGCTTTCCCATACAAGGTTAAATCCGGTGATACTTATGATCTAGTGGCGAGGAACTACTCCGATTTGACGAATGCGGAGTGGATGATGAAGTTTAATAGCTATCCGGAGAATAATATCCCGGATAATGTGAACTTGAGTGTTGTAGTGAATTGTTCTTGTGGGAATAGTGATATTTCGAAAGATTTTGGGTTGTTTGTGACGTACCCTGTGCGGGCGGAGGATAACTTGACGTCAGTGGCTTCAGCAGCCAATGTGAGTGAGGATATAATCCGAAGTTATAATCCTGAGGCGGAGTCCATATTAGATATAGGGGAAGGAATTATCTATATTCCGGGAAGAG ATAAAAATGGGAACTTTCTGCCACTGCCAACAAG CACAG GTTTGTCTGGTGGCGCTAAAGCTGGGATATCTATAGGAGCAATAGGAGTAGTCTTGCTGTTGGCTGGTTTGGTTTATGTAGGATGTTATAGGAACAAAGCACAAAAGGTTTCACTGCTCGCATCCGAAGACCACCTCCGTCAGTTTGGTCATG GCCCAGAAGGCAGCACGACAGTTAAAGCTGCTGATTCCAGTCGCCTGGATGATGGCAATTCTCCAGGGCTTTCAGGCATAACTGTGGATAAATCTGTTGAGTTCACTTATGAAGAGCTTGCTACTGCAACTAATGACTTCAGCATCGCTAACAAAATCGGACAAGGTGGTTTTGGTGCGGTTTACTATGCTGAGCTCAGAGGCGAG AAAGCAGctatcaagaaaatggacatggAGGCTACGAGGGAATTTCTAGCTGAATTGAAGGTCTTGACAAATGTTCATCACCTGAACCTG GTGCGCTTGATAGGCTATTGTGTTGAAGGTTCCCTCTTCCTTGTATATGAATATGTTGAGAATGGACACATAGGCCAACATCTACGTGGTACAG GAAGGGACCCATTGCCATGGTCTAAGAGGGTTCAAATTGCTCTAGATTCAGCTAGAGGTCTTGAGTACATACATGAACATACCGTACCAGTTTACATCCATCGTGATATTAAAACAGCAAATATTCTGATAGACAAAAACTACCATGCAAAG GTTGCAGATTTTGGTTTAACCAAGCTGACTGAAGTTGGAAGCTCATCTTTGCAAACACGACTTGTGGGTACATTTGGATACATGCCTCCAGA GTATGCTCAGTATGGTGATGTCTCTCCTAAAGTTGATGTATATGCTTTTGGTGTTGTCCTATATGAACTAATTTCAGCCAAGGAAGCTATTGTCAAGCCAAATGGTTCTGTAACTGAATCAAAGGGTCTTGTTGCTTTG TTTGAAGAAGTACTTAATCAGCCAGATCCTGATGAAGACCTTCGCAAATTGGTTGACCCAAGATTTGGAGACGACTATCCCCTTGATTCAGTCCGGAAG ATGGCACAGCTTGCCAAAGCTTGCACCCATGAAAATCCCCTAATAAGACCAAGTATGAGATCAATAGTGGTTGCGTTGATGACACTCTCTTCGTCGACAGACGATTGGGATGTTGGATCTTTCTATGGAAATCAAGGTATGATAAATCTTATGTCTGGAAGGTAG
- the LOC129893102 gene encoding ribonuclease 3-like protein 3 — MGSWLRPLLAQTLNWVSAQNLQKYGAVLNRFLPGILANEEVTKRALQDEISKNVEEVQKIIGYDFNDPNLLRQAFTHPSYHKDCISYERLEYVGDSVLNLMITKQQFFKYPNLPPGLLSPLRAANVDTEKLARAAVKHSFHKYLRHEKPILTRRIQSFINVLPEYPLHSHGLINAPKVLADVVESTIGAVFIDSNSSIDTTWEVAKTLLEPIITPEMLQTNPVKKLYETCQKHKLKVRVVDMWSHDGSFEVFVDNEMRGKGMCHVKKEIALNRAANKAYNEVIGMLSVGNMNI; from the exons ATGGGGTCTTGGTTACGGCCTCTCTTGGCTCAAACCCTTAATTGGGTTTCCGCTCAAAACCTCCAGAAATATG GAGCTGTTTTGAATAGGTTCCTACCAGGCATCCTGGCAAATGAGGAGGTAACAAAAAGGGCATTGCAAGATGAGATATCAAAAAATGTTGAGGAAGTACAGAAAATCATAGGGTACGACTTTAATGATCCGAATTTATTGCGGCAAGCTTTTACGCATCCGTCGTATCACAAGGACTGTATATCTTATGAGCGGCTCGAGTATGTGGGTGACTCGGTTCTTAACCTTATGATCACAAAACAACAGTTTTTTAAGTATCCAAATCTTCCACCTGGGTTGTTGTCACCTCTACGTGCTGCAAATGTTGACACAGAGAAGCTTGCGCGTGCTGCTGTTAAGCATAGCTTCCACAAGTATTTACGGCACGAAAAGCCTATACTTACCCGACGG ATTCAATCATTTATAAATGTTCTTCCTGAGTATCCTTTGCATTCCCATGGATTGATAAATGCTCCAAAGGTGCTTGCTGATGTTGTTGAATCAACAATAGGAGCAGTATTTATTGATAGCAATTCTTCAATTGACACTACCTGGGAG GTAGCGAAGACTCTATTAGAGCCCATAATTACACCTGAAATGCTTCAAACAAATCCAGTGAAGAAGCTCTATGAGACCTGCCAGAAGCATAAACTTAAAGTTCGAGTGGTCGATATGTGGTCACATGATGGGAGTTTTGAAGTTTTTGTTGACAATGAAATGAGGGGAAAAGGCATGTGCCATGTGAAGAAAGAAATTGCATTGAACAGAGCTGCAAACAAGGCATATAATGAAGTTATTGGAATGCTAAGTGTTGGCAATATGAATATATAG